The nucleotide window CCGATGGTACCGCTGAGCACCTTTCCAGCGGCACCCTTGGCGGAGTGCTGCTTGTCGGTGAGCCACTGCCTCCACGTCTGCTTCTGGCTGGCGGCCGCCCTGTTCCTCTCCGCCTTCTCGCGCTGCTGCCTCAGGACCATACGGTGGTTGATGTCGATGAACAGGCGCTCCCACATGCCGATGCGCTCCTCCGGGAGcgccttcttgtccttgcccGTGCCCTGCGTCCAGACCCAGTTGTTCTTGGCCTGGTCGAGGAGGCagagctcggcctcgaaggGCACTTGGTGGATGACGAGCGTGTGGCCCTCGTGCGACCCGGAGTCCACCGTGTGGCCACCGTGGACCGAGGAGACTTTCCCGCTCAGGGTCTCATACGTAGACGCGATGGGGCTCTTCGGGTACGGGTCTTCCAATCGGGGGGGCTGGGTACTCTTCTCGAGCTTGAACCCGTTCTTGGTAAGAGCCGCACACTCCCACTCGCCCGCGTCGTTCAGGCCCAGCCCGTCGTAGAGGTACCGAATGCGCACCGACGGGTGGATGAGCTCAGTGGGATCGACGATGGGAGACTTCCCGTTGTCCTCTTTGTACTTGCCGGGCGTACGGGTGCCGAGGACGGGGTTCCCGCCCGTGAGCTTCTTCCAGGGGTACCAAACCGCGTTGTAAGCCTGGTCCGGGATGGAAGTCGTCGCGCCCGGGTTGGAAATACGCCCCATTGCCCACTCGCGCGCCTGGACGTTGGGCTCGAGGGTGTAGAAGATGCGCTTCATCTCAGGGGTGCTGAACTCCACCCCGATCGAGGTCAGCTGGTCCGCCATCCCTGCGTTGATATGTGTGGTCAGTTTCCGGCCTCAAATAGTGACCGACAAGGCGCTGATCAGgtggaagagggaagaaacATACAGGCCATGGCAATTGTCGCAATCTGCTGGTCCTCGAATCCTCCGCCAACGTTGCTATGGCTGCCGGGAAACCAGACCTGGCGAAGATGGGTCGAGGTGttattcttcttcccccACAATGTCGGCTTGAACGCCGTCCTCCACTCATCCAACGCGATGGCATGGAAAGCGTACTCGACGTTGGGGTGGACGTCAATGCTTGCGAAACGGAGCTGATCGTTGGTATTGATGTCAGTAAATGTTTATGAGATCTTTGCGGGGCTTGGATTCTCTCATTGCGCATTCTTACCTCATCGGCGCTGCGATCCCTGCGAAGCTTCTCCCAAGGCATCTTGGGCCAGCCCAGACTTCCAACCGTGTCCCATACGCCTGGATTATCATTGCGTTGTCAGCCAAAAGGATGCTGCGAAGATAAACTCATAACTCAGGTTGTACTGACCCACTGCCTTGACTTTGACATTTAAGGGGACGAAGAAGTCCTTTCTCTGACCATCTCGAATCTGCGTCTGCCTCTCACACAGAATCATTTCGTGCTATGATGCTTGTCAGCCGTTGTCGCGAGTAACAAACCGCAAGATGCAGGACGGCATCATCTTTTTCATACCTTTTCAAGCAAGTCTCGGTACTTCTTTGCCATCTTCTGGAGATTCATCTGCATCGTCTCAGGGTCACGGCACTGCGTCATGGACTTGAagaacttcttcttctcctcgtcgaggtcggcctccATGGCAGCGTTGTCGCGGCGCTCCGTCCGGCCCTCCCTGGCACGCTCGAACCTCTCGAGCCGCTCGTAGTTGGAGAGGGTGAAGCCGGCGAGATGCTTCTCCTTATCGAACCAGGTGAACGGCCGCCAGTTGGGGAAGTTCTGGTAGTCGTGGAAGATGGCCCCGAAGTGTGACAAGCCGACGCGGTTCAGGAGACCGAGGTTGCAGATCAGCCCCGAGACTGAGCGGGCGGTGAAGGCGCCGCGGGAGAAACCTAGGATGAATATCTCATCTCCGGGGTTGTAATTGTCGCACACGAAGCGGTAGATGTCTGCAATGTCCTAGCCATGGCATGGCCGTCAGAAAGTGCCCGAATGAGCACCTGGGAAGCAGATTTACCTGAACAACTCCCTTTCCAAGCACACCTCCGAGGTACTGTGCAACCTTGGACTCCTCTGTTCCAGCTCCGCGGTGGTAGTATACGACTTGCGGCATACCGGTGCAGCACTTGTGCGCGATTGCAGACGAGAGACGGGCAACATTGGTTGCAATGCCTCCTATCTTGTTCCTGCATTGAGCGGAGATTAGTAACCGACAGATCCACTCCATGGCCTCGATTATCTCTGAGCCTACGAGTTATTCCATGTTCCATCGCAACAGACGATGATGCGCTTAGCGTTCGTGGTCTTGCTTGTTCGGTGGGCACAATCCGCAAACTGCTGCGAGTCGCCAAGTTGGGGAACGGGCAACTGGATCTGCGAGACCCATGCCGGGCCATCCGTGGATGCGTTTGCCATGATGTTGGTTGTAAAGGTCTTGAGAGAGGAGTGACGGGTGCAGCATAGCAAGACATCGTAGCCTCCCTAAGCAGATAGCATCTGCTATTTAACGACGAAGAGTGTATTTGGCTTGTGATTGCAAAGGAACCCGTGGGTGAGACAATGGTTCAATTATTCTCATCAAGATCTCTTCTAGTCTCATGTGCGAAGTTAGGGCTGATTGATCGTCATGCACACATCCCGCAATGTCTCAACCTGAAAAGCAGGTACATCTGTCTACATTCCCGACTCGTTGCGGTATTCCATCGCCATGTGATCAGAGGGCTACTAGACGACCTGCTGAACGAGGAGAGACCGTGCAGAAGACCATATGCCCGAGCTGTTCGGGTTCAGTGGATGAAGTATCAGCTGGTTTGGTCACTTTGCAGAGGCAGAAAAAGTCGAAAGCCATTCTTCCGGCTCTACTCTTCGTGCAATCCTGCATCACAGATTGTCAATAGTCTCACAGTGATCTCGTAACCGATTGTCGCAGTGGCTCGTTTACAATCTTCATTCCTAAGGAAATCTCAGTTGACGAACCGCTGCCAACCTTCCGATGATCCGCCTCTATGGTGTTAATTCAAGAGGTCCTACTGGTACGTTGGCAACTGGGTAAAAGGTATTGTCGATCCTTCTGGTCGGCATTTGATAAGTTGTGCCCGCTTTTGGTTGGTTTTGATCCACGAAATGGTAGACGGACCCAATTCCAGTTTAGCTGGTCTCGTAAATGACGTCAATCGGAGACATTGAACGTAATTGCAGGGCGACCGAAAACGCAATGAGATTATGGCGATCGAGATTTGGGCAAATGCGAGTTGAGCTTTTTGTCTGACTTGACGGAAACCGGAGGTCAGGGGGATCAGGAAGATAAGCGAGGATGGGCCTCGCGGCGCCCTCGCATTCCTCGCATgctcatccatccatcacaCTTCCAGTTGATTCTTGCTTTATTGTCTCAGAACAGTGTATGGCACTCGACGGTAAATCTAGACAGGCACATTCATGTTTGTCATTGGGTGCTCGCTGCGGTCAAGAATGGTGTATGGTGCACACTACTTACTGGCCGTAGCGGACCGGGCGGCGCGGCCCGCATTGTGGGGCCGGTGATGGGGGTCGGAAGCCGCCAGTTCAGCCGTTTCTTTGCCGGCTCGGCCGTACCTAGCACTGATTGTGGTGTCACAGTCGCACCGCCGCAGTGCCTACAGCGCGCTTCCCTCGCTGTGGATACACCACCAAATAGGTCTCGTGAAACGAAAACACCTCGGGTGTTCACCATGTCAGTTTCCCCGGCTCAAGTCACCCTTGACTGCAGCCCGCAGCGGTTGGTGTAACAGTGAAGCTTCGATGATTGGCGCGCATAGTCCGCATGAGAAAACCAAGTCTGTCGGTACTGCCAGCCAACGAAACCGGGtggagacgaagaagaacatGAAGCAAACACCAACAGTCTTGAAAATCCTAGTGGGCCGACTGGGAGCAAAGCCTTGCTTTTAGCTGTGCCTCGTCCAGCACTGGGACGTCATGATACCTGAGTACCGTCGGATGACCGATGACCGCATATCGACCCCATCGACAGACGGCAATTCCCCTTCCCAACCCCTCCATGCTGCAGGACCGAAACGGGTGTAGTTAAGCGCATCTGGGCCCATGGTTAACCCACAACCAGTGGGAAATGGAGTAAATGCCCGTGCCGATCGTTCGTTCAGCAAGTGCTTAATGCAACTCTGCGTCGTCCAGACCGTGAAGTTGACCGCCctggtcccccccccctggctcGTCCGTTCTCCAGGTCGACTACTTTTTGGTTGTTGCAAATTGCGCTTGTGCTTGTAACGCATGGGGTATAAGAAGTAGACCGTTTTTCCAAAAGATCAGCAACCCTCGGACGCACCCGCTTGTTTCATCACTGAAGTCATCctgtgttgtgtgtgtgtgttgtggcCTCCCTTCTCGGTGACAATACGCAGTTTTTGGCGTTTGTGGTTGCCCGCTTTTGTCACTTCCCCGCATCGGCTGATAGATCCCATCTCGCGAGATCCGGTTTTCCGCCCCGAACCACAGATTGCGGTCTAGCGGATCCCAGCTGCAATTTGGATCTGGGGAAGAAGATCTTGGTCGTGTCGGGTAAGAAGCACAAGCTCTTGGCCTCCCTCGCTCGTCGAGAAGCCTGCTGGAACTGTCCAAACCGACAAGACTACGGTCTCTCGACACCGGCATTCTACATAGCAGCACACTCTCGCCGACTACGAAAATCAGTCCGGCATCATGCTTTTCAGTCTCGGCCGAGGCAAGAGCCTCCAGTTCGGCGTCACGACATGTTGTTTAATCGCATTTGTGCTCTTTGGCTACGATCAGGGCGTAGGTTCTCTGTGCTGGGAATGACGGACAGACAGACTAACGCATGGGCAGGTGTTTGGCGGCATTCTCCAGATGGAAGACTGGCTAGACCAGTTCAACCACCCGTCCGATTCAGAAACCGGCATCATCGTGTCGTGTTACAACCTGGGATGTCTTTTCGGCTGCGTTCGTAAGTCGGCCCAAGACTACCTTTAAGGGTTGAAAGTCGGTGCTAATATCTCGGGAAAACCAGTCAACTTCATTTTCGGCGAGCGACTTGGTCGTCGAAAGACGATCTGGGTCGCCATGGGGCTTGTCATCATCGGTGCCACGCTGCAGGCGACGGCATACACAGTCCCTCACTTGGTTGTCGGACGCCTCGTGACAGGCTTCGGCACCGGTATGAAAACCTCGACAGTCCCAATGTAAGTGACAGCTTTCCCCAAACTTTTTGTCGCGGTTCACTCAACGGGTTTCCCTCAGGTATCAGTCGGAGCTTTGCGACAAGAAGTACCGGGGCCGACTCGTGTCCGCCGAGACGCTCTTTGTGGGCGTTGGAATCGTTTTCGCGTACTGGTTTGACTTTGGCATGTCCTATGTTGGCGGTCCGGTCGCGTGGCGACTGCCACTCG belongs to Colletotrichum higginsianum IMI 349063 chromosome 5, whole genome shotgun sequence and includes:
- a CDS encoding Peptidoglycan binding domain-containing protein — its product is MANASTDGPAWVSQIQLPVPQLGDSQQFADCAHRTSKTTNAKRIIVCCDGTWNNSNKIGGIATNVARLSSAIAHKCCTGMPQVVYYHRGAGTEESKVAQYLGGVLGKGVVQDIADIYRFVCDNYNPGDEIFILGFSRGAFTARSVSGLICNLGLLNRVGLSHFGAIFHDYQNFPNWRPFTWFDKEKHLAGFTLSNYERLERFERAREGRTERRDNAAMEADLDEEKKKFFKSMTQCRDPETMQMNLQKMAKKYRDLLEKHEMILCERQTQIRDGQRKDFFVPLNVKVKAVGVWDTVGSLGWPKMPWEKLRRDRSADELRFASIDVHPNVEYAFHAIALDEWRTAFKPTLWGKKNNTSTHLRQVWFPGSHSNVGGGFEDQQIATIAMAWMADQLTSIGVEFSTPEMKRIFYTLEPNVQAREWAMGRISNPGATTSIPDQAYNAVWYPWKKLTGGNPVLGTRTPGKYKEDNGKSPIVDPTELIHPSVRIRYLYDGLGLNDAGEWECAALTKNGFKLEKSTQPPRLEDPYPKSPIASTYETLSGKVSSVHGGHTVDSGSHEGHTLVIHQVPFEAELCLLDQAKNNWVWTQGTGKDKKALPEERIGMWERLFIDINHRMVLRQQREKAERNRAAASQKQTWRQWLTDKQHSAKGAAGKVLSGTIGRFLGPPAKYKPKDYPKKFGYHDFVSWQSGDVTRTRQRNPWENHETGN